In Esox lucius isolate fEsoLuc1 chromosome 3, fEsoLuc1.pri, whole genome shotgun sequence, the sequence ACAATGGAGGGGTTTAAAACATTCTGCACCATGGACACTTTCCCTTACATTTGGCAATGCTGATAGTGGGCTTTAAGCCGGGGGAGTGgcgtggtgggggtggggtgtttGGGGGGTAGTGGGGTCCAGGACGATTACAGGGGTGGGAGATTCTGCTTTGATTGGGTTTTACGGGATGTTGGGTTGATTCTGTGCTGAGGAGACTAGCTGGGTTTTGTTGTGATGGAACAGTGATACTGATGAGGTGGGAGACCCGTAAACACAGCATGGTCAGTATgtgccccacacacacacacacacacacccacacacacacacccacacacacacacacacacacacacacacactgcctatTCAATAGAAATGACCCGACCCTACCGACTCCTGGGGAAAGGATGGGGAGATTGAGTCCAATAATGGATTTTCAGAGGAGAAAGAATATGTTTATTCACAAATATGGGTACCTGAGGGAAAAATACTTGATTACCTCAATGAATGGTATTCTCCTAAAAGGTTACATGCTGATTGGTCTTTAAATTGTTGACACATTAGAAAGTGTAAACACTACTGTAGAAATTGACCTATGACATCAATAACCCCTAGACACACTAATGTTCTTGATCAATATCCACTAGGTATAACCACTAGACCCACTAATATAACTGATCAATATCCACAAGGTATAACCACTAAACCCACCAATATAACTGATCAATATCCACTAGGTATAATCACTAGACCCACCAATATAACTGATCAATATCCACTAGGTATAATCACTAGACCCACTAATATAACTGATCAATATCCACTAGGTATAACCACTAGACCCACTAATATAACTGATCAATATCCACTAGGTATAACCACTAAACCCAGTAATATAACTGATCAATATCCACTAGGTATAACAACTAAACCCACTAATATAACTGATCAATATCCACTAGGTATAACCACTAGACCCACTAATATAACTGATCAATATCCACTAGGTATAACCACTAGACCCACTAATATAACTGATCAATATCCACTAGGTATAATCACTAGACCCACTAATGTAACTGATCAATATCCACTAAGTATAACCACTAAACCCACTAATATAACTGATCAATATCCACTAGGTATAACCACTAGACCCACTAATATAACTGATCAATATCCACTAGGTATAACCACTAAACCTACTAATATAACTGATCAATATCCACTAGGTATAACCACTAGACCCACTAATGTAACTGATCAATATCCAATAGGTATAACCACTAGACCCACTAATATAACTGATCAATATCCACTAGGTATAATCACTAAACCTACTAATATAACTGATCAATATCCACTAGGTATAATCACTAGACCCACTAATGTAACTGATCAATATCCACTAGGTATAATCACTAGACCCACCAATATAACTGATCAATATCCACTAGGTATAATCACTAGACCCACTAATATAACTGATCAATATCCACTAGGTATAACCACTAGACCCACTAATATAACTGATCAATATCCACTAGGTATAACCACTAAACCCAGTAATATAACTGATCAATATCCACTAGGTATAACAACTAAACCCACTAATATAACTGATCAATATCCACTAGGTATAACCACTAGACCCACTAATATAACTGATCAATATCCACTAGGTATAACCACTAGACCCACTAATATAACTGATCAATATCCACTAGGTATAATCACTAGACCCACTAATGTAACTGATCAATATCCACTAAGTATAACCACTAAACCCACTAATATAACTGATCAATATCCACTAGGTATAACCACTAGACCCACTAATATAACTGATCAATATCCACTAGGTATAACCACTAAACCTACTAATATAACTGATCAATATCCACTAGGTATAACCACTAGACCCACTAATGTAACTGATCAATATCCAATAGGTATAACCACTAGACCCACTAATATAACTGATCAATATCCACTAGGTATAATCACTAAACCTACTAATATAACTGATCAATATCCACTAGGTATAATCACTAGACCCACTAATGTAACTGATCAATATCCACTAGGTATAACCACTAGACCCACTAATATAACTGATCAATATCCACTAGGTATAACCACTAGACCCACTAATATAACTGATCAATATCCACTAGGTATAACCACTAGACCCACTAATATAGCTGATCAATATCCACTAGGTAAGGCCCCTGGACACCACTGAGGTAACAGACCACTTCAGCGATGCCTTACTAAACAACTGGTTTCGTGGTTGAAGTGTTTGTGAGCCTCCAGGGGTCTTGACCTGGACCCTCTCCCCCCATGGCCCTGCTACTGCCCCATGTAACCCCAGGACAACCATCACAGAGCAACCAGAAATGGGGATCAATTCGCATATTATAATTGTGATGAATGACTCTAGGGATTTAACCTTTTTTGTGTGAGGTTTGAAATGTCAAAGTGGAAACTCCTCACAGTTGAAATTTGTTTAAATATTGAGAACACGTGCCCCTGGCCAATATTACACTCCTCAAAACTGTTTATGAGAGTGAACTTGGTCATGGGTGATTGCACCAGGAAATCCATCCATCATTCCTCTCTTTGTTCTTTCCGTCGTTGCCCCACAATGGCTTGACAGAGATTGTCCAGGaatgaaatgacaaaacaaaccCACCCGATACCCAGGTCAGAACTATAGATACGGGAGGGgtgtaaaaatgtactgtagataatgTTTGGAGACAGTTGAGCCGGCCAACAAAGTCTGGGCACCTGGTTACGTAAATCCATGTGTTTTGACCCGAAGGAATGCGTAAGTATTAGTAAATGAGCTTCTACCTAGTTTCCTCTTTATGTGTTCTCTATTGATTGTGTGGGAGGGTGCGGAGAAAGCAAACATTGACTCAATACTTTTAAGTCATGGGGGCAATAACTAATAGCCTCTGACACTTTGGTCTGGGAGAATTACCATGGTTAAAAAATCTCCAACtcacctgaaatcaactccatGTTAGTTTCATAATTGAAACAAACATGGAGTTAGTTTCAACTTCATAATTGAAACAAACATGGAATTAGTTTCAACTTCATAATTGCTGATCCACTGGAATACCAGAGATCCCCGCAGTCATTTAAATGGTGCCTCCTCCAGTCGTTTCAGTGGTGCCCCCCAACTCGTTTAAATGTTGCCCCCCAACTCATTTAAATGGTGCCTCCTCCAGTCGTTTCAGTGGTGCCCCCCAACTCGTTTAAATGTTGCCCCCCAACTCATTTAAATGGTGCCTCCTCCAGTCGTTTCAGTGGTGCCCCCCAACTCGTTTAAATGTTGCCCCCCAACTCATTTAAATGGTGCCCCCGACAGTCTTTTAAatggtgccccccccccagttgTTTTAATGTTGCCTCCCCATTATTTAAATTATGCCGCCCCTGTCATTTAAATGGTGCCCCCTCTGTCATTTTAATGGTGCCCCCCCATTGTTTAAATTATGCTCCCCATCGTTTAAATGGTGCCCCCCCAGTCGTTTAAATGGTGCCCCTGCATCGTTTAAATGGTGCCCCCCCCCAGTTATTTCAATGGTGCCTCCGCTTCTCTGGTGTCTAAAACTATGAGAGCTGTACACATAGAAAAATCGTGCACTATTGTTTTGAAAGGCAGTGTCTTCATCCCAGTGACTCATTAATTACTCCTTGAGTAATGTGGCTAATTATCATTAGCCACGTAAGTACATCATTTTTTGTCACCTAAAGTGGCACAATGTGACATTGGCACGACAACACTGATGATGGTGAGTCTGAATAAGACCACAGAAGATATTTTTGAGGTAGCCTATTACATCTACAGGGtcgtgttttgttttattgaacagtgtattcattatggtaacactttatttgggtAGTCAGTCTGTAAGTACTTAACAGTGTATCAACTGACAATCAATAGCATTTCAATTATCTACTGACACTAACCCTGACCTTTAACCTCATCATAttccaaaccctaaccctttccctATCCCTAATCCTAACCCGAATTGTAAACCTGAACTTAACAAACTTTGTGTTTGATAGTTAGTTCATAGTGGGAATATCTGTAGAGCATTTACAGGAAACATCAAAATAAAGCACCACTTaaaacaaacttaaaaaaaaaaaaactaacatattCACAGGCAGATGCATATTTCTTTAGGCAAAGCTTTCAGTAGTGGTCAACATTCACTCAACAACAAACGACAGTGAAGCCTGAGCTCATTTTGCAGTGTTTTCCCTTTCTGTGTAAGTAGACTATTAAATGGCGTGttacattgtttatttataataattcaCTGTCATGCTAGTCAATGACCTTTTGAAACAACCTGAAGGGAGTCTGTACTGAACACAGTCCATGTGATTCTTTACTCAAACACACCTCTGTAGTCAAAGGTACGTCCCAAGTGGCATTCTGTTCCCTTTGCTGTAGAGTGCACTAAGTCAAGTGGAAGTGGGTGCTGAGTGTGATTTAGGTTTACAGGTTGCATCCTGTAGCCACAAAGAATCATATGGATTGAGTTGAGCAATGACTCCGCCCTATCACTTCAGCATAAAGAATCATCTGTAATCATTTCATGTCGACTCCCTcaggaaaacacagtggagtgACGTGCAATCACTTCATTTCTACTCTGCTGTGATTCAGGACAGCAGAATCAGTGAGAACTGAACGTTATCTCTCCAGTTTTAGTGATGTTCATAACTGAAGCACGCCCCTGGCGCCGTCTTTGTGGGCGCGTTGTCTGGGCTGAGGTAAAAGGGTCAGCTATAAAAGGAGGTTGGTGTAGCAGACATCTATCAGTTAAGCATAAGAGAGGTAAGTTTGAGAGATTTTCCTGCTGTGGCCGTGATATGTGGCTGTCTCTCCACTGTCGTTGGGGGCAATCCACTAGGAGGGTCTGCTAACGTGCATTAACTTTCTAGTTGCAGTAACATGTGGACTTGAAGGGTTTATAAATGTGTCATCTTCATAAACACTGCATGTTTTCTCCTCTCTAGGTTGACACTGACACCATCAAGATGAGGATAGTGATATTGGCTGTGAGTCTGGCTCTGATGCTGGCTTGTGGTGAGTCTCAGtcggtcagtctgtcagtccatctttctgtctgtcagtcagtctgtctgtctgtctgcctgtctgtcagtctgtcggtAAGTCTGTCTACAGCAACAGGTTGTTTGCTAGTCTGCCAGTCAGACTGTCTGTCACTCATTGACTGTTGAGTAAACACTCGATTtaccttttctgttttgtgaTGTTGAACATGAACAAATAAAACCGGTAGGTCAGACTGAAACTAGAACATTTGGAATATTTAACCTTCCAGACCGTGTAAGAAactctgaaaaataaaaccagtAGGTCAGACAGTGGAACCAGTAAGGCAAATAGTGAAACAACAACCACTGGAATATAAAACCACTAAGAAAATGGAATTAGAAAAAACTACAGTGTAGCTAGATCTTCCAGAATATAAAACCAGTAGGTAGGTCACAGTGTAATTAGATCCTCTGGAAAATACAAGCAGTAGGTCAGACAGTGGAATTTTTATTTCTGGAAAATACAAGCAGTAGGTAGATCACAGAATAATTAGATCGTCTGGAAAATACAAGCAGTAGGTCAGACAGTGGATCTGTTCCGTGGTTCCAGTTCTCTGGTGCTCCTGACCTCGGGCTGTGTGTTGTCTCCTAGGTGAAGCCCTGGACTGTCTCCACTGTGTGCCTGCGAGGGCTGGTGGTGACTGTGAGGTGAAAGTACAAACATGCCCCCCAGAGAAGAATGCATGTGCAGCAGCTAAGTTCCGCCTCGCTCCATGTAAGTAATGTGAAATGTAACACATTGGCCAAATTATG encodes:
- the ly97.3 gene encoding alpha-elapitoxin-Aa2e, with translation MRIVILAVSLALMLACGEALDCLHCVPARAGGDCEVKVQTCPPEKNACAAAKFRLAPYGHFQRCIDMSGCKNFELNAYIDIKCCDTDKCNTF